Proteins encoded together in one Caballeronia sp. NK8 window:
- a CDS encoding M48 family metallopeptidase encodes MSFEPSASRPAAQADMSLSNADRALSFALELRRSADWPALERFCREALQRFPRDYELRWQLSHCLWRRHDSVASETVMREAALHHPDDGRVTGAIAMYLMEQSRFDEADAMYHAALAQSPDEKWLAVDLADLELRRGMWRTGWARFDRRLGGSAHGENGVVARMERVGPRWRGQPLDGKRVVVYSELGLGDDIQFVRYFPRFAESVRRNGGEARLAVRADLYPLIRRFVPDCVALEGYDFGTVDYTVGMMSMPLWIGLLPHQVEGRAYLDAAPERVDMWRRVLASDGGNALRVGLVWAGSPTHRRDSQRSMPIDALAPLWHLPNVAFYPVAPGREADIAAMRSAGARIANIPEYREQFHDSAAFVSALDVLVTIDSSPLHLGGALGKPVLAMIDCASHWCWGEDETQPWYDSVRLVRQRAPGDWAPVVDRVGAALSGWLVGRAAQEDQQASEPVSRG; translated from the coding sequence ATGTCTTTCGAGCCATCCGCGTCGCGGCCGGCCGCGCAGGCGGACATGAGCTTGTCGAATGCGGATCGAGCCCTGTCCTTCGCACTCGAACTTCGCCGCTCAGCCGACTGGCCTGCGCTCGAACGTTTCTGCCGCGAAGCATTGCAGCGCTTCCCGCGCGATTACGAACTGCGCTGGCAATTGAGCCATTGCCTTTGGCGACGTCATGACAGCGTGGCGTCTGAAACCGTCATGCGCGAGGCCGCCTTGCATCATCCCGACGACGGCCGCGTGACCGGCGCAATCGCGATGTATCTGATGGAGCAATCGCGTTTCGACGAGGCTGACGCGATGTATCACGCGGCGCTCGCACAGTCGCCGGATGAAAAGTGGCTCGCTGTCGATCTCGCCGATCTGGAGCTGCGCCGGGGCATGTGGCGCACGGGCTGGGCGCGTTTCGATCGCCGGCTGGGCGGCTCGGCGCATGGCGAGAACGGCGTCGTCGCGCGCATGGAACGGGTCGGGCCGCGCTGGCGCGGTCAGCCGCTCGATGGCAAGCGTGTCGTGGTCTACAGCGAACTTGGCCTCGGCGACGATATTCAGTTCGTGCGCTACTTTCCGCGGTTCGCGGAAAGCGTGCGGAGAAACGGCGGCGAGGCGCGGCTGGCGGTGCGCGCGGATCTGTATCCGCTGATCCGGCGTTTCGTGCCGGATTGCGTCGCGCTCGAAGGATATGATTTCGGCACGGTCGATTACACCGTGGGCATGATGAGCATGCCGCTGTGGATCGGGCTGTTGCCGCATCAGGTGGAAGGCCGCGCGTATCTCGACGCCGCGCCGGAGCGCGTCGACATGTGGCGGCGCGTGCTGGCGTCGGATGGCGGGAATGCGCTGCGTGTCGGCCTCGTGTGGGCAGGCAGCCCGACGCATCGTCGCGATTCACAGCGCAGCATGCCCATCGATGCACTTGCGCCGCTCTGGCATTTGCCGAACGTCGCGTTTTATCCGGTCGCGCCGGGCCGCGAAGCCGACATCGCCGCGATGCGCTCGGCCGGCGCACGCATCGCCAACATTCCGGAATACCGCGAGCAGTTTCATGATTCGGCGGCGTTCGTCAGCGCGCTCGACGTGCTGGTGACCATCGACAGCTCGCCGTTGCATCTCGGGGGCGCGCTCGGCAAGCCAGTGCTCGCGATGATCGATTGCGCGTCGCACTGGTGCTGGGGCGAAGACGAAACGCAGCCGTGGTACGACTCGGTGCGGCTCGTGCGCCAGCGCGCGCCGGGCGATTGGGCGCCGGTGGTGGACCGCGTCGGCGCGGCGCTGTCCGGGTGGCTCGTCGGACGCGCCGCGCAAGAAGATCAGCAGGCGTCCGAGCCCGTCAGTCGCGGATAA